The Apium graveolens cultivar Ventura chromosome 6, ASM990537v1, whole genome shotgun sequence genome contains a region encoding:
- the LOC141666423 gene encoding uncharacterized protein LOC141666423, translated as MSGLCCLPILECVYCLACARWAWKKLLYTAGQESENWGLANATEFEPIPRICRFIQAVYEDDLRNPIWAPPGGYGMNPDWVVLKKDYDETDGQVSPYLIYLDHEKADIILAVRGLHMAKEGDYLVLLDNKLGQTSFDGGYVHNGLLRAAEWVFAAEIETLRELVVKNPSYTLTFAGHSLGAGVVTLLTIIVIKNLEKLGNIERNRIRCFAYAPARSMSLNLAVRYADVINSIVLQDDFLPRTTTASEVLLKTIFCLPCLLCVMCLKDTCTSEEKRLKDPRRLYAPGRLYHIIVRKPFRFGTIPPVVRTAVPVDGRFEHIAISCNMLSDHSIILIERESQRAIDVMLEDERIMDIPPKQKMERSSSLAKEHSEEHRQALRRAVALDIPQAYSPSAYGTFFMNDQIENSDDSPAETSLLSKSRKSWSELAGRLFDTDEYGHSVLKS; from the exons ATGTCAGGCCTATGTTGCCTACCTATCCTTGAATGTGTATATTGTTTGGCTTGTGCTCGTTGGGCGTGGAAAAAATTACTCTATACTGCCGGTCAAGAAAGTGAGAACTGGGGTCTTGCGAATGCTACCGAGTTTGAGCCTATACCTCGGATATGCCGATTTATTCAAGCAGTTTATGAAGATGATCTCAGGAATCCAATTTGGGCGCCTCCTGGAGGGTATGGAATGAATCCAGACTGGGTTGTTTTGAAGAAAGATTACGATGAAACGGATGGACAGGTATCTCCATACTTAATTTACCTTGATCATGAAAAAGCTGACATAATACTAGCAGTTAGGGGGTTACATATGGCAAAGGAAGGTGATTACTTGGTTCTACTTGATAACAAGCTTGGACAGACTTCCTTTGACGGCGGGTATGTTCACAATGGGCTTCTAAGAGCTGCTGAGTGGGTTTTTGCAGCAGAGATTGAGACTCTTAGAGAATTAGTTGTGAAGAATCCAAGTTACACTTTGACATTTGCTGGGCATTCTTTAGGGGCAGGAGTTGTGACATTGTTAACAATTATCGTGATAAAGAATCTGGAGAAGCTTGGTAATATCGAGAGGAATCGGATTAGATGCTTTGCGTATGCACCTGCTAGGAGTATGTCCCTAAACTTGGCTGTGAGATATGCAGATGTGATTAATTCAATTGTGCTTCAG GATGATTTCTTACCTCGAACAACAACGGCCTCTGAAGTACTTCTCAAGACAATTTTCTG TCTTCCGTGTTTATTATGTGTAATGTGTTTAAAGGACACATGCACTTCTGAAGAGAAGAGACTTAAAGATCCTAGGCGTCTATATGCACCTGGTCGCCTCTACCACATCATTGTACGAAAACCATTCAG GTTTGGAACAATTCCCCCAGTTGTAAGGACAGCAGTCCCCGTGGATGGGAGGTTTGAGCACATAGCTATTTCCTGCAATATGTTGTCTGACCATAGCATCATTTTGATAGAGAGAGAATCACAAAGGGCAATTGAT GTAATGTTAGAAGATGAACGTATTATGGATATACCACCAAAGCAGAAAATGGAGAGGAGTTCATCTTTAGCCAAAGAGCACAGTGAGGAGCACAGACAAGCATTGAGGAGAGCTGTTGCGTTAGATATTCCACAAGCTTACTCACCTTCTGCATATGGAACCTTCTTTATGAATGACCAAATAGAAAACTCTGACGATTCCCCTGCAGAAACCTCTTTATTGTCCAAGAGCAGGAAAAGCTGGAGCGAACTAGCAGGGCGTCTTTTTGACACAGATGAGTATGGTCATTCGGTTCTGAAGTCGTAG